The Cynocephalus volans isolate mCynVol1 chromosome 2, mCynVol1.pri, whole genome shotgun sequence genome window below encodes:
- the AK6 gene encoding LOW QUALITY PROTEIN: adenylate kinase isoenzyme 6 (The sequence of the model RefSeq protein was modified relative to this genomic sequence to represent the inferred CDS: inserted 2 bases in 1 codon): MLLPNTLLTGTPGVGKTTLGKELAARSGLKYINVGDLAREGQLYDGHDEEXDCRMLDEDRVVDELDNQMIEGGVIVDYHGCDFFPERWFHVVFVPRTDNRVLYKRLETRGYSEKKLKDNIQCEILQVLHEETIASYKEEIVHHLPSNKPEELEDNINQILKWIDQWIKDHNSRHIRLTTLRLLLLISLCPNHRKRFN, translated from the exons GTACACCAGGTGTTGGAAAAACCACACTAGGCAAAGAACTTGCGGCAAGATCAGGACTGAAATACATTAATGTGGGTGATTTAGCTCGAGAAG GGCAGTTGTATGATGGCCATGATGAAGA TGATTGTCGCATGTTAGATGAAGATCGA GTAGTTGATGAGTTAGATAACCAAATGATAGAAGGTGGAGTTATTGTTGATTACCATGGTTGTGACTTCTTCCCTGAACGCTGGTTTCATGTAGTTTTTGTGCCGAGAACAGATAATAGAGTTTTATACAAAAGACTTGAAAcaag GGGCTATAGTGAGAAGAAACTAAAAGACAATATTCAGTGTGAGATTCTTCAAGTTCTTCATGAAGAAACTATAGCATCCTATAAGGAAGAAATTGTGCATCATCTGCCCAGCAATAAACCAGAAGAGctagaagataatataaatcaGATCTTGAAATGGATtgaccaatggatcaaagatcaTAACTCTCGACATATAAGACTTACCACTTTACGATTACTCTTGTTGATATCTCTCTGCCCAAATCATAGAAAACgttttaattaa
- the TAF9 gene encoding transcription initiation factor TFIID subunit 9, with protein MESGKMASPKSMPKDAQMMAQILKDMGITEYEPRVINQMLEFAFRYVTTILDDAKIYSSHAKKATVDADDVRLAIQCRADQSFTSPPPRDFLLDIARQRNQTPLPLIKPYSGPRLPPDRYCLTAPNYRLKSLQKKASTSAGRITVPRLSVSSVTSRPSTPTLGTPTPQTMSVSSKVGPPMSLTGQRFTVQMPTSQSPAVKASIPATSAVQNVLINPSLIGSKNILITTNMVPSQNNANESSNALKRKREDEDDDDEDDDDDYDNL; from the coding sequence ATGGAGTCTGGCAAGATGGCATCTCCCAAGAGCATGCCGAAAGATGCACAGATGATGGCACAAATCCTGAAGGATATGGGGATTACAGAATATGAGCCAAGAGTAATAAATCAGATGTTGGAGTTTGCCTTCCGATATGTGACCACAATTCTAGATGATGCAAAAATTTATTCAAGCCATGCTAAGAAAGCTACTGTTGATGCAGACGATGTGCGATTGGCAATTCAGTGTCGTGCAGACCAGTCTTTTACCTCTCCTCCCCCAAGAGATTTTTTATTAGATATTGCAAGGCAAAGAAATCAAACCCCTTTGCCATTGATCAAGCCATATTCAGGTCCTAGATTGCCACCTGATAGATACTGCTTAACAGCCCCAAATTATAGGCttaagtctctacaaaaaaaggCATCTACTTCTGCAGGAAGAATAACAGTTCCACGGTTAAGTGTCAGTTCAGTTACTAGCAGACCAAGTACTCCCACACTGGGCACACCAACCCCACAAACCATGTCTGTTTCAAGTAAAGTTGGTCCTCCAATGTCCCTCACAGGACAAAGGTTTACAGTACAGATGCCTACTTCACAGTCCCCAGCTGTAAAAGCATCAATTCCCGCAACATCAGCAGTTCAGAATGTTCTGATTAATCCATCATTAATTGGGTCCAAAAACATTCTTATTACCACTAATATGGTGCCATCACAAAATAATGCCAATGAATCATCAAATGCATTGAAAAGAAAACGTGAAGATGAGGATGATGACGATGAGGATGATGACGATGACTATGATAATTTGTAA